GTTCTGTATGAAGAAACTGGGTGCTGTCTTTTGTAAAACCAAGGTATTCTTCGGCGAAATACGATTTGCGGGCAAGCTCATAAATTTTACCCGTATTACCGGTGAGCAGATGCCAGTTTGAAGAGCTAATCTGATTTTGCAAAGCGAACTGCCGCAAACGGGCCACGTTATCAATCCATGGCGTGACGCTGAAAGATAACATTACAACTTTGGAATTGTCACCAAAATTCTTTTGAATCAACTTTTAATGTCTGGTCATCACGGGACATATGCTAATGCAGCTTGTAAAAATAAAATTGGCAATATGAACCTTCCCATCAATATCCCTCTCTGTTATCTGTTGCCCATTTTGGTCAGTAAAAGAAAAAGGAGGGATCGTATGCGTTATGTTTTCAGTAACGTCTTTTGTCGAAGTTAAAAACAGCGGTGAAAATTCTGCTGTGTTATAATAAGGCAGATTTCTTTTTTCAGTATTTTCGGAGCATCCAAAAAGACAGAGTGAAATAAAAATGATACTAATTTTTGAATACACTGTCGGAAACATTGACGCAGTTTTTGGTTCCCAGTAACCCATATCTTCTTCCGTTCATTACAATATAATTGGCTCTCACCTTTCCGTTATCATAAAACAATTTTTGTTGCCCTTCTTCATGTCCACGGCGGTAATTCATTTCTTTTATCAATTTACCTTCCCGATTCCACTCCTGGCAGATTCCTTCGTATTCATCATTTTCGAAACGGTACAAGAGTTTTTCCTTACTATTTTCCCACCATGCCTGGTAAAGTCCGGTTTTTTGGCCATGATCAAATTGTCTTTTCTCCCGTATTCTCCCATCGCTGTAAAATTTAATACAGATACCATCTTCCTTTCCATTTGAAAATTCCGAAATCTCAGCCGTATCACCAGAAGGAAATAATGTGTAAATCGAGCCTGTGAATGGTTCTTTATTAAAAAAAATGCGGCCGTTAATATGATTAAAATTACCAGTCGCGCTGTTAATCATTACTTTTTTGTCGTTTGTATTAAGATTACAACCGGTAATAAAAATGAGTAGACATAAAATTATGCTACTCGGAAACTGTGCCCGCTGTGCCATAAAATCCGCTGCCATTGATATAAGGATCGGTACTGGTTATATGGTAATGGTAAATGCCGTTTGGATATTCTGTTGTTGCCAGCGTGTGTCCATGATAAGCGTCAAGGGTGGTGGCGGTCACAAGAGCACCGTTTTCTTCCGGGCCATAAACCGGAAATCCGTCGAGCAGAAAACCAAGGAGTGCTGATTTTGACGTTTTTACTGTCGTTAAATAAAGCGGTTCTACATGATAATGGTATTGTCCCGTCTGCTGAGGATGTCCCCAATATTGGTCAAAACTGGTTGCTTCGCTAGTTAGGGGTTGGTTTGGTCCTGCATATTGATTAAAAAAAGGCACGCCATTCAGCGCGATACCAATCGGGCCAAGCGGAGTAGCCGCATGCTTGGCTGCGACTTTGGGATCAACAGGAATTTTGAAAGTATAGGCTTGTTCGGAAATCGAGTTAGGATTTTTATTAAATGTATTTCCTGCGAAAGTTGTACCGCTGAAATTTTCATACAAACTATTACTGGTCGCATAATACACGCTTTTGTGATCGGGTAATCCTTTTGTTTTGATGGTAATGTAAGTCCCATCCGACGTAATGCTGGTGGCACCGTAAATTTTGGAATAAATAGCCGGGACTTCTGTATTGGTTTCTGTTAAATCGTCCGTGTTATTCTTGCATGCAGTGATTAAAAAAGTAAAAAGTGGTAATAAAATGGGCAGCAATTTTTTCATGATCGTTCTGGTCTTAATGTGTATAATGATTTAAAACTTAGACAAATTTTATGTTTTTTGGTAACTGCAAAAACGCGTACAATTCTATATTGACACGGTCAGATATGTAATAATCCGGATGATCGGCAGCATTATTTTCCTGAAACGTATAACTGGTCATCAACGATTAATAAGGATTATCAGAGTATTAATGAATAGAAAACTGCTTTTTATTATGGCATTTCTGCTGATTAAAGTCTTGATTTTGAATTAAAAAACGCTGTTAATTCTGCTATGAATATTTTGAGATCCGTTCCATTCTTTTTACTCTTCCTGGCTTTCAGTCTGGGTTATCCTTTTCAGAAAGAAAAAGTGCGTAATGAAGTAAAACCCGCAAAAGATTCTCAGCTGCATATTGTCCAAAATCAGTCCGCAGAAACCATCAGTATTTTCCGTGGAAATGAAACAAAGCCGATTCTAACGCAAAATGCAAAAGCAAATTTCCGGCCATATCTGCACCCGTTGGTTGCTCCTGATGGGAAAGGTGTTTTAACAGAATACAGTCCTGGTCATCATAAACATCAAACAGGAATTTATTGGGGCTATACCCGTGTGAATGGCAGAGATTACTTTCATCACCCGGATGAGGGTTATTGGCGCCGCGTTTCCGCAAAAGTTATTGAGGCAAAAGGAGCGGAAGTGAAGTGGCAAACAGTATATGATCTTTTAGATTCTACCGGAACAGCAGTTTTGACCGAAACACAAAACTGGTCGATGCGTGAGAAGGACGGAAAATATTTGCTTGATCTGGAATGGAATGGCGAGGCGCAAACGGATGTCACAATCGGGAAATATGATTATGGCGGATTGTTTGTTCGAATGCCGTGGAAGGAAGGAATAAAAGGTGAAGTCGTAAATGCAGCGCGTCAGAAAAATGAAAAAGCGGAAGGGCAAAATGCATTTTGGGTTGATATAGGCATGCAGGTTGAGGGAAGAAACGATCTGGCCCATATTGCCATATTTGATCATCCCGAAAACAAAGGCTATCCGCAGACCTGGCGCGTGGATAGCCAGTTAGGTGCAGGTCCGGCTCGTGCCCGTAAAGAAGACTGGCATATTAAAAAAGGCGAAACCGAAGTGATCAAGCATGAATTGGTTGTGTATACCGGTGAGCTCAACGACGTAGCATTGACAAAGACATTTGGAGATTTTATCGGAAATAATGGTACTTACAATACCGCCGCGCTTTGGGCAATTGCGCAAAAAGAAGGAAGAGAAGCGAAATTTCTGAGTGCTCAGGAAGCCGTTGCAGCCATGACAATCAAAGACGGTTTTATAGTAAATGCCTACGCCTCTGAGCCGATGATGACACAGCCTATGGCTTTTTGCTGGGACGACCGCGGGCGAATGTGGATTGCCGAAAACAAAGATTACGAATCTCGTGGAAAAGGATTTTCAAATGCAGGTGACAGCCGGATTTTAATTTTGGAAGATACCAATGGTGACGGCGTAGCTGATAAACGTAAGGTTTTTATGGAAGGAATTGCCTTTCCGTCTGCATTGGCTGTGGGTTTTGATGGCATTTTTATAGGTGCTCCGCCAAACCTTCTTTTTGTCCCGGATAAAAATGGCGACGATAAGGCGGATATGGATGATATCGAAGTCAGATTGACAGGTTGGGGAATACGCGACCGCCACGAAACGCTGAACAGTTTTCACTGGGGACCTGATGGCTGGTTATATGGTTTGCAAGGTTTTGCAACACCTTCAAAAGTAGGTAAGCCGAAAGGAAAAGGTAAAATTTATAAACACAAAGATGCTTTTCCGGAAGATATTCTGGAAGGCGAAGGAACCGATATCAATGGCGGCGTTTGGCGCTATCATCCCACCAAAGATAAGTTCGAGGTTGTTGCACACGGATTCAGTAATCCATGGGGAATTGACTATGATGCCAAAGGGCAATTGCTGATGACCGCTTGCGTAATTCCTCATCTTTGGCACGTTATTCCTGGCGGCATTTATCACAGGCAAGGCGGACAGCATTTTAATCCTTACGTTTATAACGATATCAAAACCATTGCGGATCACAGCCACCGGTCGGCTCATGGCGGGGCAAGAGTTTATCTTTCTGATGCTTTTTCAAAAGAAGAAAGAGGGAAAATATTTATGGCAAATATTCATGAACATGGCATTTTATCTGACATACTGGTACCAAAAGGTTCCGGATTTACGGGTAAACATGGTGATGAATTTATGATGGCCAACAATGCGCAATGGGTAGGTTTTAGCATGGAAATCGGGCCGGAAGGAGGCATGTACGTACTGGACTGGCACGATGCCGATATTTGCGGATCAGATGTTTTGAATTCAGAAACCGGACGGATTTTCAGGATTATGCCGAAAGTTTCAAAAGCTGAAAACTGGAAAGACCGCTATGCTGATCTTGGCAAGTTTTCGGATTTGCAGTTAGCAGAACTGCAATCAAGTCCAAGTGAATGGCATGCCAGAAGAGCCAGAATCATTTTACAAAACAGAGCTTCCAAAGGAAAAATTGAAAAAGCCTCCTATGATCGTTTGTTCGATTTGTACCAGAATAGTCCCAACCCTGACTGGCGACTGCGTGCGATGTGGACTTTGCAAATTACAGACGGATTTACGCCGAAAATCCTTTTTGACGCACTAAATGATAAAGATGAATATATCAGATCCTGGGCAATCCAGTTTTTGACAGAGGATAAAGACCCAGCCCCGGAAGTGATCGCAAAGTTTGCTGAAATGGGTGCGACGGATAAATCACCGGTTGTTCGTTTGTATCTGGCTTCTGCATTGCAAAGGATCGATCTGAATGCAAGATGGAAAATAGCCACTGCTTTGGTATCGCATGGAGAAGACGCGGATGATCATAATCTGCCTAAAATGATCTGGTATGGGATTGAGCCTTTGGTAAAGGAAAATCCGGCACGATCCATGGAATTGGCAGGTCACAGTAATATTGCGGTGGTAACGCAGTTTATCGCAAGAAGGGCAGTTGATGCTGATGCAGTAGAAACGTTGGTTACAGCTGTTGGGAAAGCTGCAAAAAATCAAAAAGCCTTACTGGAAGGAATGCGCGACGGTTTGGAAGGAAGGACAGATCTGAAAGCGCCCGCAAATTGGAGTTCGGTATATGCCAGGTTAAAGTTGAAGGAAAAATCGGTAGCGTTGCTTGCCAAGGATATGTCTCAGCATTTTGGTGATACGGAGGCGGCAAAAAATGCAATGATTACACTTAAAAATAAAAAAGCTTCAACAGAAGAAAGAAGGAAATCATTACAATTGTTGAGTTTAAGACAAAGACCGGAATTGGAAAAAGAACTTCCTTTTTTACTGGATGATGCAAATCTTCGTTTGGACGCAATTCGTGCGATGGCTGGTTATGACAGCGAACCATTAGCCAAATTATTGATTGAACGTTATCCTAAATTCAATGCAACTGAAAAATCTGAAACAATTCAGACGCTGGCATCCAGGCCAAAATCCGGTTGGTTGCTGACACAGACAATTTCTAAAAATGTTATTTCAAAAAAGGAAATTCCGACTTATGTAGCCAGACAACTCAGAAGGGTAGTGGGCAGCGGATTTGTTGAGGTATGGGGACCGATTGATCATGTAGCATTTGACGAAAAGGCATATAAGAAATATAAAAATCTGCTGACGGATAATGCTGTATCTGGCGCAAGTACAGCCAACGGACGATTGGTTTTTCAAAAAACCTGTGCGCCCTGTCATAAAATGTATGGCGAAGGCGGAATTATCGGTCCCGAACTTACCGGCTCCAACCGGGCAAATCTTGATTATTTGCTGGGAAACCTTCTGGATCCAAGCGGAGAAATCCAGGATGATTATAAAATGGTGGTGGTTACCACAAGAGACGGACGCACTTATGTAGGAAATATTGCCAAAGAAACAGAAAGGCAGGTAACGTTAAGAATTGTCGGTCAGGATGCAGTTGCTATCAACAAGTCTGATATCCAAACCAGAGAAGTAACGCCGGTTTCCATGATGCCTTCCGGACTTTTGGAGACGTTATCAGATAAGGAAATAACGGATTTGATTGGCTATATGCGAACCACAAAACAGGTAGTTGTGCAAAAGTAGATTTTCCCTGGAACAGCTTTAAAATGATATGAACTTATAAAATTAATTATATGCAGAATCAGGATATTTCAAGACGGGAATTTCTAGTTAATTCGTCGCTCGCAGCAGCAGGCTTTGCACTTCTTTCTGGATCCGCTTTTGGAGCACCGGCTTATATCAAAAATCTGGGCAAACCTAATTCATTATTTAACGGTGTACAGATTGGTGCCATTACTTATTCCTGGCGCAGTATGCCAAGCAGCGCAGAACAGATTTTGCAATATTGTATTGACTGCAACATCAGCGCAATAGAATTAATGGGTCCAGCCGGGGAAGCTTTTGCAGGTGCGCCAACTGCCCCTGAATGGCCATCTGCGGCACCTGGTGCAAATGGACAACGCCCTGAATTAACACCCGAGCAAAAGGCAGCGCGGGAGGAATATACCAAAAAACTGGCTGAATGGCGCGCAAAAGTTTCTATGGATAACTTTGTGCAGCTGCGTAAAATGTATAATGACGCCGGTGTAAGTATTTATGGATTCAAACCTTCGGCTTTGGGTACAAAAAATACGGATGCAGAAGTTGATTATGCTTTTCGCGCGGCAAAAGCGTTAGGGGCAAATCAGGCTACGGTTGAATTGCCGACGGATCCGGCACAGACGAAACGTCTGGGTGAAATTGCCGCAAAAAACAAGATTTACGTAGGTTATCACGGACACTTGCAGCAAACTTTTGATGCCTGGGATGTTGCACTTGGTCAGTCAAAATATAATGCAATGAATTTCGATATGGGCCATTATGTAGCCGCAGGTTTTGATCCTTTGGTATTTATTCCTGCCAAACATGAGCATATCGTAAGCATGCATACAAAAGACAGAAAAAATAAAGCAAATGGCGGACAAAATGTTCCCTGGGGCGAAGGCGATACGCCAATAGTAGCAGCACTGGAACTGATGCGTAAAAACAAATATAAATTCCCGGCTACGATAGAACTTGAATATGATATTCCGGCAGGTTCAGATGCGGTAAAAGAAACGGCTAAGTGTGTTGAATATGCAAGAAAAGCACTGAAAGCTTAGAAAATTAACGATTTTACAAATTCCGTCAGGTTCATTAATGATCTGGCGGAATTTTGTTTTATGGAGAAAATAGTTTTCATGATTAACTTTAACGCTTAATTAAAAAATAGTCAGTTATGCAAACCGAAGACCTGATAAAACAAATCGAATTCATCAAAGAAATTGATAAATTGAAATATATTCAGCGCCGCACCAAGTTATTTAACAGCGACAGAAATGAGAACGATGCAGAACATAGCTGGCATTTGGCCATGATGGCTATCATTTTGTCAAACCATTCCAATGTTGAAATTGACGTTTTGAAAGTGGTCAAAATGGTATTGATTCATGACATTGTCGAAATTGATGCAGGCGACACTTTCCTTTACGATACAACCAAAAATCATACAAATACGGACGAAGAGTTATTAGCTGCAAAAAGAATTTTCGGAATTTTGCCCGATGAGCAGCGGGATGAAATGATTGCTGTCTGGGAAGAATTTGAAGCCGGAGAAACTGCCGAAGCAAAATTTGCAAGAACCATGGACAGGCTTGAACCCCTTCTCCAAAACGCATCGAATCAGGGTGGAACCTGGAAAGAATTTGACGTAGATTATCAAAAGGTTTATGATAAGAAAAAGGTTATGCAACACGGTTCAACTTCTATCTGGAACTATGCAGAAAACCTGATCAATGAAAGTGTTGAAAACGGAATTCTTAAAAAAGAAAAAACGGAACTTTGAAATGCTATATTATGAAAATTATTTTCGTAAGCAACTCATTTTTATTTAGTTATCAATACCGTTAACTAAGAATTAATTTTTGCTACTTATGTAATCGGTACATTTGATTTCATCTTTAAACGCAAAATGTATGTATATTTTCGTTGAAATGTGGAATCCAAAACAGGCCTGGCTTGATCTGCCAAAAGCTGATCGTACCGATTATATCGCTGCTGTCGGCGGAGCCATCGAAAGTCTTTTAGCTTCGGGCGTGGAGATTGTAACCTGGTCATTTAACGACACTACAATTGACAATTTTAACGGCTTTCAATACTTTGCAATCTGGAAATTTCCAACGCAGGATCTTGTGTTATCTTTCCAGAAAATGGTGGCGGAGGCGGGTTGGTATAATTACTTTGAACAGGTAAATGCATCCGGACTAATCGGAGAACCGGGACCTGTGCTCGATCATTCTATTGCTTTGTAGGGGGGCACAACGTTAAATCATGTTAAAAAGACTTTATCAAGATTTAACTAAGGTTTAAGATTCATAAATTGTTGGTTAAATACTGACAATCCCTGAATCGCCATGTTGAAAAATTACTTTCAAATTGCAGCAAGAAATCTCAAAACTAACCGCTCTTATGCCATTCTCAACATCTTCGGATTGGCGTTGGGTATGGCGGGTGCTGTTTTAATTTTTCTTTTTATCCAATATCATCTGAGTACGGACAGACATCAGCCCGACTTTGATCGTATATACCGAGTCGTTCTGGATCTTCATCTGGACGAAGGAATTGAGCATGAACAAGGCTCTGCATATGCTTTATCAACTGCGCTTGCTCACGATTATTCTCAAATTGAAAAAGCCGGCTTCATTAGCAAATTGCCAAATGTAACGCTATCTGCAAACTCAGGCAGTAGTGTAAAACGCTTTATTGAAAAAGATAATGTTGCCTATGCGGACCAGGGTTATATGGATCTGTTTTCGTTTGACTGGATTCAGAATAACGGTTCAGTTTTGCTGAGTGAGCCTTTTACCGTTGTACTCAGTGAAAAAATGGCACTGAAATATTTTGGTAGGAATGACGTCATCGGAAAAACATTACGGTTGAACAACGCCCACGATTTAAGAATCGTTGGAATTTTAAAAGATCAGAAAAAACCAACAGATTTTGACTTCAATATTTACATTTCACTTCCTACTTTGAAAAAGCTGGATAGAACGAATTGGCAGGAAGAGTTTGGGTGGATCAGCAGCAGGAATTTTACTTTCATAAAGAAATCAGAAGGAAGCAGTAGCGCGGATATTGAAAAAGCCCTGAAAAAAAACGGCACAAAATACTATGGGGA
The nucleotide sequence above comes from Dyadobacter subterraneus. Encoded proteins:
- a CDS encoding toxin-antitoxin system YwqK family antitoxin — its product is MINSATGNFNHINGRIFFNKEPFTGSIYTLFPSGDTAEISEFSNGKEDGICIKFYSDGRIREKRQFDHGQKTGLYQAWWENSKEKLLYRFENDEYEGICQEWNREGKLIKEMNYRRGHEEGQQKLFYDNGKVRANYIVMNGRRYGLLGTKNCVNVSDSVFKN
- a CDS encoding YHYH protein, with translation MKKLLPILLPLFTFLITACKNNTDDLTETNTEVPAIYSKIYGATSITSDGTYITIKTKGLPDHKSVYYATSNSLYENFSGTTFAGNTFNKNPNSISEQAYTFKIPVDPKVAAKHAATPLGPIGIALNGVPFFNQYAGPNQPLTSEATSFDQYWGHPQQTGQYHYHVEPLYLTTVKTSKSALLGFLLDGFPVYGPEENGALVTATTLDAYHGHTLATTEYPNGIYHYHITSTDPYINGSGFYGTAGTVSE
- a CDS encoding PVC-type heme-binding CxxCH protein — protein: MNILRSVPFFLLFLAFSLGYPFQKEKVRNEVKPAKDSQLHIVQNQSAETISIFRGNETKPILTQNAKANFRPYLHPLVAPDGKGVLTEYSPGHHKHQTGIYWGYTRVNGRDYFHHPDEGYWRRVSAKVIEAKGAEVKWQTVYDLLDSTGTAVLTETQNWSMREKDGKYLLDLEWNGEAQTDVTIGKYDYGGLFVRMPWKEGIKGEVVNAARQKNEKAEGQNAFWVDIGMQVEGRNDLAHIAIFDHPENKGYPQTWRVDSQLGAGPARARKEDWHIKKGETEVIKHELVVYTGELNDVALTKTFGDFIGNNGTYNTAALWAIAQKEGREAKFLSAQEAVAAMTIKDGFIVNAYASEPMMTQPMAFCWDDRGRMWIAENKDYESRGKGFSNAGDSRILILEDTNGDGVADKRKVFMEGIAFPSALAVGFDGIFIGAPPNLLFVPDKNGDDKADMDDIEVRLTGWGIRDRHETLNSFHWGPDGWLYGLQGFATPSKVGKPKGKGKIYKHKDAFPEDILEGEGTDINGGVWRYHPTKDKFEVVAHGFSNPWGIDYDAKGQLLMTACVIPHLWHVIPGGIYHRQGGQHFNPYVYNDIKTIADHSHRSAHGGARVYLSDAFSKEERGKIFMANIHEHGILSDILVPKGSGFTGKHGDEFMMANNAQWVGFSMEIGPEGGMYVLDWHDADICGSDVLNSETGRIFRIMPKVSKAENWKDRYADLGKFSDLQLAELQSSPSEWHARRARIILQNRASKGKIEKASYDRLFDLYQNSPNPDWRLRAMWTLQITDGFTPKILFDALNDKDEYIRSWAIQFLTEDKDPAPEVIAKFAEMGATDKSPVVRLYLASALQRIDLNARWKIATALVSHGEDADDHNLPKMIWYGIEPLVKENPARSMELAGHSNIAVVTQFIARRAVDADAVETLVTAVGKAAKNQKALLEGMRDGLEGRTDLKAPANWSSVYARLKLKEKSVALLAKDMSQHFGDTEAAKNAMITLKNKKASTEERRKSLQLLSLRQRPELEKELPFLLDDANLRLDAIRAMAGYDSEPLAKLLIERYPKFNATEKSETIQTLASRPKSGWLLTQTISKNVISKKEIPTYVARQLRRVVGSGFVEVWGPIDHVAFDEKAYKKYKNLLTDNAVSGASTANGRLVFQKTCAPCHKMYGEGGIIGPELTGSNRANLDYLLGNLLDPSGEIQDDYKMVVVTTRDGRTYVGNIAKETERQVTLRIVGQDAVAINKSDIQTREVTPVSMMPSGLLETLSDKEITDLIGYMRTTKQVVVQK
- a CDS encoding sugar phosphate isomerase/epimerase family protein, coding for MQNQDISRREFLVNSSLAAAGFALLSGSAFGAPAYIKNLGKPNSLFNGVQIGAITYSWRSMPSSAEQILQYCIDCNISAIELMGPAGEAFAGAPTAPEWPSAAPGANGQRPELTPEQKAAREEYTKKLAEWRAKVSMDNFVQLRKMYNDAGVSIYGFKPSALGTKNTDAEVDYAFRAAKALGANQATVELPTDPAQTKRLGEIAAKNKIYVGYHGHLQQTFDAWDVALGQSKYNAMNFDMGHYVAAGFDPLVFIPAKHEHIVSMHTKDRKNKANGGQNVPWGEGDTPIVAALELMRKNKYKFPATIELEYDIPAGSDAVKETAKCVEYARKALKA
- a CDS encoding HD domain-containing protein, with amino-acid sequence MQTEDLIKQIEFIKEIDKLKYIQRRTKLFNSDRNENDAEHSWHLAMMAIILSNHSNVEIDVLKVVKMVLIHDIVEIDAGDTFLYDTTKNHTNTDEELLAAKRIFGILPDEQRDEMIAVWEEFEAGETAEAKFARTMDRLEPLLQNASNQGGTWKEFDVDYQKVYDKKKVMQHGSTSIWNYAENLINESVENGILKKEKTEL
- a CDS encoding DUF6616 family protein — its product is MYIFVEMWNPKQAWLDLPKADRTDYIAAVGGAIESLLASGVEIVTWSFNDTTIDNFNGFQYFAIWKFPTQDLVLSFQKMVAEAGWYNYFEQVNASGLIGEPGPVLDHSIAL